One genomic window of Halococcus sediminicola includes the following:
- the argC gene encoding N-acetyl-gamma-glutamyl-phosphate reductase, which yields MSHTASVVGASGFTGGELLRLLHAHPEFTVAQATSREYANKTLGSVHPNLRELDVRFSEPTDLEGVDVLFAATPHGVSMEHIDAFREAADTVIDLSADFRLDSEAEYDEWYDGHSRPELLEESVYALPERNREELLGASLIAAGGCNATATILGLAPLFDGGILDGSEQLVVDVKVGSSEGGAGSSKASSHAERSGVVRPYAPTGHRHEAEIQAEFGCETAFSAHAVDMTRGAAATCHVFPDEPVTKGDLWGAFRETYDDEPFVRLVAGGTGVYRYPEPKAVAGTNYAEVGFELDPSNERIVVFSAIDNMMKGSAGQAVHAANVAHGFEETAGLDFQGLHPVGAP from the coding sequence ATGAGCCACACCGCATCCGTCGTCGGCGCGAGCGGGTTCACCGGCGGCGAACTGCTGCGCCTTCTCCATGCGCATCCGGAGTTCACGGTCGCACAGGCGACCAGCCGCGAGTACGCAAACAAAACTCTTGGTAGTGTGCATCCCAACCTCCGAGAACTCGACGTGCGCTTCAGCGAACCGACCGATCTCGAGGGCGTCGACGTGCTGTTCGCCGCAACCCCACACGGCGTGTCGATGGAACACATCGACGCCTTCCGGGAAGCGGCTGACACGGTCATCGATCTGAGCGCCGATTTCAGACTGGATAGCGAGGCCGAATACGACGAGTGGTACGACGGCCACAGCCGGCCCGAACTCCTGGAGGAATCGGTGTACGCGCTCCCCGAGCGCAACCGCGAAGAACTGCTGGGCGCGTCGCTGATCGCGGCGGGTGGCTGCAACGCGACCGCCACCATCCTCGGCCTCGCGCCGCTGTTCGACGGGGGAATTTTGGACGGGAGCGAGCAGCTGGTGGTGGACGTCAAGGTCGGCTCCTCAGAGGGCGGTGCCGGAAGCTCGAAGGCCTCCTCGCACGCCGAGCGCTCGGGCGTCGTCAGACCGTACGCGCCGACGGGCCACCGCCACGAGGCCGAGATCCAGGCCGAGTTCGGCTGTGAGACGGCCTTCAGCGCCCACGCGGTCGACATGACCCGTGGCGCAGCGGCGACCTGTCACGTCTTCCCCGATGAGCCAGTCACCAAGGGCGATCTCTGGGGTGCGTTCCGCGAGACCTACGACGACGAACCGTTCGTCAGGCTCGTGGCCGGCGGCACGGGAGTGTATCGCTACCCTGAACCGAAGGCAGTGGCGGGCACCAACTACGCGGAGGTCGGGTTCGAGCTCGATCCGAGCAACGAGCGGATCGTCGTGTTTTCGGCTATCGACAACATGATGAAGGGATCCGCGGGTCAGGCCGTCCACGCGGCGAACGTTGCCCATGGATTCGAGGAGACCGCCGGGCTCGACTTTCAGGGATTGCATCCAGTGGGGGCACCCTGA
- the lysX gene encoding lysine biosynthesis protein LysX, protein MKIGVLYSRIRQDEKLLLSELRERGHEVVKVDVRDQRFGLSEPPAALADVDLVVDRCLATSRSRYATQFLAAYGIPVINDPATADICADKAKNSLALAGAGVPTPRTEVAFTKESAMECIEEFGYPCVLKPVIGSWGRLMAKIDSRSAAEAILEHKATLGHYEHKVFYIQEFVAKPGRDIRVLATDGEPVAAMVRSSDHWLTNAAKGAETERFELDNEARDLVARASEAVGGGLLGVDLMETGDSYTVHEVNHTVEFKALDGVADVDVPGKVVDWLETRAKSAEPAEVPA, encoded by the coding sequence GTGAAGATAGGCGTCCTCTACTCGCGCATCAGGCAGGACGAGAAGCTCCTGCTCTCCGAACTCCGCGAGCGCGGCCACGAGGTCGTGAAAGTCGACGTGCGCGACCAGCGCTTCGGCCTCTCGGAGCCGCCGGCGGCACTCGCCGACGTGGACCTCGTGGTGGATCGGTGTCTGGCGACCAGCCGGAGCCGGTACGCGACGCAGTTCCTCGCGGCCTACGGGATCCCGGTGATCAACGATCCCGCGACCGCCGACATCTGTGCCGACAAGGCCAAGAACAGCCTCGCGCTCGCGGGAGCCGGGGTGCCCACCCCGCGCACGGAGGTCGCCTTCACCAAGGAGAGCGCGATGGAGTGTATCGAGGAGTTCGGCTATCCCTGCGTCCTCAAGCCCGTCATCGGCTCATGGGGCCGCCTGATGGCGAAGATCGATTCGCGAAGTGCGGCCGAGGCGATTTTGGAACACAAGGCCACCTTGGGCCACTACGAGCACAAGGTGTTCTACATCCAGGAGTTCGTCGCAAAACCCGGCCGCGACATCCGCGTGCTGGCGACCGATGGCGAACCCGTCGCGGCGATGGTCCGTTCCTCGGACCACTGGCTCACGAACGCGGCGAAGGGTGCCGAAACGGAACGATTCGAACTCGACAACGAGGCGCGCGATCTCGTCGCCCGCGCGAGCGAAGCCGTCGGTGGCGGACTCTTGGGTGTGGACCTGATGGAGACGGGCGATTCCTACACGGTCCACGAAGTGAATCACACGGTCGAATTCAAGGCGCTCGACGGTGTCGCCGACGTCGACGTCCCCGGAAAAGTCGTCGACTGGCTCGAAACGAGGGCGAAGAGCGCCGAACCCGCTGAGGTCCCCGCATGA
- the lysW gene encoding lysine biosynthesis protein LysW — protein MANCPECGAELSLHDDVETGEIIDCGTCGGELEVVDTEPVVLETAPELEEDWGE, from the coding sequence ATGGCGAACTGTCCCGAATGTGGGGCCGAACTGTCCCTGCACGACGACGTCGAAACCGGCGAAATTATCGACTGTGGCACCTGCGGCGGCGAGCTCGAGGTGGTCGACACCGAGCCAGTAGTGCTCGAAACGGCCCCCGAGCTCGAGGAAGACTGGGGGGAGTAA
- the argH gene encoding argininosuccinate lyase yields the protein MSEEGGDVVRRERFSGGPARGFLSSMDADERLFEADLAVDRAHVVMLTEQGIVDDESASTILNALADVEATGYAALDGEDIHAAIETAVIERTGNEGGRMHTARSRNDEVATCIRYRLREDLLDASETTLVLREALVEAARAHAETTMPGYTHRQPAQPTTVGHFLSSYAQALGRDTDRLLEAYDRTNRSPLGAAAFAGTPFDIDRERTADLLGFDAVLGNSMDAVSTRNFLVEAASALATLSVTLSGLATDLVEFATDEYVEIDDDYASTSSIMPQKKNPDTLELVRASAGTASAGLNGLLTTLKGLPRAYNRDLQEATPHIWSAIDGVVPATEVAAGAVATASWNESELAAAAGNGFATATGVADLLAMHGVPFRTAHEIVASAAQCAADRTSGETASRAAEEGADYAAVEAAAQEVLDDSLSAYVEHEAVEAALDPDASVASRDSVGGPAPSAVAAVLDEMEDGIEDDQELLAERREGLATAERALEAEVDEYA from the coding sequence ATGAGCGAGGAGGGAGGCGACGTGGTACGCCGCGAGCGCTTCAGCGGCGGCCCCGCCCGTGGCTTTCTCTCCTCGATGGACGCGGACGAACGGCTGTTCGAAGCGGACCTCGCAGTCGATCGTGCACACGTCGTGATGCTCACGGAGCAAGGAATCGTCGACGACGAAAGCGCGAGCACGATCCTGAATGCGCTCGCCGACGTCGAAGCGACGGGCTACGCAGCGCTCGACGGCGAGGACATCCACGCCGCCATCGAGACAGCGGTCATCGAGCGGACAGGGAACGAGGGCGGGCGGATGCACACCGCCCGGAGCCGCAACGACGAGGTGGCGACATGCATCCGGTATCGCCTGCGCGAGGACCTTCTCGATGCGAGCGAGACAACGCTCGTGCTCCGCGAGGCGCTGGTCGAGGCGGCGCGCGCACACGCCGAAACGACGATGCCTGGCTACACGCACCGCCAGCCCGCCCAGCCCACGACCGTGGGCCACTTCCTCTCGTCGTACGCGCAAGCGCTCGGACGCGACACCGATCGCCTTCTCGAAGCCTACGATCGAACGAACCGCTCGCCGCTCGGCGCGGCGGCCTTCGCGGGCACACCGTTCGACATCGACCGCGAGCGCACCGCCGACCTGCTCGGGTTCGATGCGGTTCTCGGGAACTCGATGGACGCGGTCTCGACGCGGAATTTCCTCGTCGAGGCAGCGAGCGCGCTGGCGACCCTCTCGGTGACGCTGTCGGGACTCGCAACCGATCTCGTCGAGTTTGCCACCGACGAGTATGTCGAAATCGACGACGACTACGCCTCGACCTCCTCCATCATGCCCCAGAAGAAGAACCCCGACACGCTCGAACTCGTTCGGGCCTCCGCCGGGACCGCGAGCGCCGGATTGAATGGTTTGCTGACGACGCTCAAAGGCCTTCCCCGGGCGTACAACCGCGACCTCCAAGAAGCGACGCCGCATATCTGGAGCGCCATCGATGGGGTCGTCCCCGCGACGGAGGTCGCTGCGGGCGCGGTCGCGACCGCATCCTGGAACGAGTCCGAACTGGCCGCCGCAGCAGGCAACGGGTTCGCGACCGCGACCGGCGTCGCCGACCTGCTCGCAATGCACGGCGTGCCGTTCCGCACGGCGCACGAAATAGTCGCCAGTGCGGCGCAGTGCGCCGCAGACAGGACGAGCGGTGAAACCGCGAGTCGCGCGGCCGAGGAGGGTGCGGACTACGCGGCCGTCGAGGCAGCAGCCCAAGAAGTGCTCGACGACTCGCTTTCGGCGTACGTCGAGCACGAGGCCGTCGAGGCGGCGCTCGACCCGGATGCGAGCGTGGCGAGTCGTGATTCGGTCGGCGGGCCCGCACCCAGTGCGGTCGCGGCGGTACTCGACGAGATGGAAGACGGGATCGAAGACGATCAGGAGTTGCTTGCTGAGCGTCGCGAGGGACTCGCCACGGCCGAGCGCGCACTCGAAGCGGAGGTGGATGAATATGCCTGA
- a CDS encoding argininosuccinate synthase, producing the protein MTQPTSDSDRIALAFSGGLDTTVCVPILEEEYGFDEVVGVTVDVGQPEAEFDEAEATAAALDLEHHVIDAREAFAETCLDAVRANATYQGYPLGTALARPVIAQAILDTALENDCSALAHGCTGKGNDQLRFETVWRASDLDVIAPVRELGLTREAEQEYAAERDLPVEGGDGGAWSIDTNLWSRSVEGSDLEEPSYVPPEEIYDWTQPPEGGSELLEIEFQEGRPVALDGEELGAIDLIEQLNAVAGARGVGRTDLMEDRMLGLKVRENYEHPAATVLLNAHEALESLVLTKEERSFKAQIDHEWAEKAYEGLLAAPLVDALDGFIDSTQERVTGTVTIKLEGGQARPVGRESPYGVYSASAASFNTADVGGGIKQNDATGVAKYHGFQSRLAGQVIDEAETPEAAADGGVNDESGGN; encoded by the coding sequence ATGACACAACCCACATCCGATTCCGACCGCATCGCGCTCGCCTTCTCCGGCGGGCTCGACACGACCGTCTGCGTCCCGATCCTCGAAGAAGAGTACGGCTTCGACGAGGTCGTCGGCGTCACCGTCGACGTCGGCCAGCCCGAAGCCGAGTTCGACGAGGCAGAGGCGACCGCCGCCGCGCTCGACCTCGAACACCACGTGATCGACGCGCGCGAGGCCTTCGCCGAGACCTGTCTCGATGCCGTCCGCGCGAACGCCACCTACCAGGGCTATCCACTGGGAACCGCGCTCGCCAGACCCGTCATCGCGCAGGCCATCCTCGACACTGCCCTCGAAAACGACTGTTCCGCGCTCGCCCACGGCTGCACGGGCAAGGGCAACGACCAGCTCCGTTTCGAGACCGTCTGGCGCGCTTCCGATCTCGACGTGATCGCGCCCGTGCGCGAACTCGGTCTCACCCGCGAGGCCGAACAGGAGTACGCCGCCGAGCGCGATTTGCCTGTGGAAGGCGGCGACGGCGGCGCGTGGAGCATCGACACCAACCTCTGGAGCCGCTCAGTCGAGGGGAGCGATCTCGAAGAGCCCTCGTACGTCCCGCCGGAGGAGATCTACGACTGGACGCAGCCCCCTGAAGGAGGAAGCGAACTGCTCGAGATCGAGTTCCAGGAGGGCCGTCCGGTCGCGCTGGATGGCGAGGAGCTCGGAGCCATCGACCTCATCGAACAGTTGAACGCGGTTGCGGGCGCACGCGGCGTCGGGCGCACCGATCTGATGGAAGATCGGATGCTCGGGCTCAAAGTCAGGGAGAACTACGAGCATCCCGCGGCCACGGTGCTTCTCAATGCACACGAAGCCCTGGAATCGCTCGTGCTCACCAAGGAGGAGCGCAGTTTCAAGGCACAGATCGACCACGAGTGGGCAGAAAAGGCCTACGAGGGCTTGCTCGCCGCGCCGCTGGTCGACGCGCTCGACGGGTTCATCGACTCGACTCAGGAGCGTGTCACCGGCACCGTCACGATCAAACTGGAAGGCGGGCAGGCCAGACCCGTGGGCCGCGAGAGTCCCTACGGCGTCTATTCGGCGTCGGCGGCCTCGTTCAACACCGCCGACGTCGGCGGCGGCATCAAGCAGAACGACGCCACCGGCGTGGCGAAGTACCACGGCTTCCAGTCGCGGCTGGCCGGACAGGTCATCGACGAGGCCGAAACGCCGGAAGCGGCCGCCGACGGCGGCGTGAACGACGAGAGCGGAGGAAACTGA
- a CDS encoding 2'-5' RNA ligase family protein has protein sequence MFSLNVPVPGRVKRVAADLHPRLAAFERVRERHSLVCKRFESTDYDRLSKRTRRALDGAPAVAARVTGIESFDDPVRGPGPVVYLAVSSPGLVAIHERLVDEFGAITGLEGGAYVPHVTLARGGNADRIEELCALVDEPIEWAVSELHFYDARHDERAGTLPLPLSY, from the coding sequence GTGTTCAGCCTCAACGTGCCGGTTCCCGGTCGGGTGAAGCGAGTCGCCGCCGACCTTCACCCCCGGCTGGCGGCTTTCGAGCGCGTGCGCGAGCGCCACTCGCTGGTCTGCAAGCGCTTCGAGTCGACGGACTACGACCGCCTCTCCAAGCGCACACGACGGGCGCTCGACGGCGCACCGGCGGTCGCCGCGCGTGTCACGGGCATCGAGAGTTTCGACGATCCGGTTCGTGGCCCCGGACCGGTCGTCTATCTCGCCGTTTCGAGTCCCGGTCTCGTGGCCATCCACGAGCGCCTCGTCGACGAGTTCGGCGCGATAACCGGTCTCGAAGGCGGCGCGTACGTCCCCCACGTCACCCTCGCCCGTGGTGGGAACGCCGACCGGATCGAGGAACTCTGTGCGCTCGTCGACGAGCCGATCGAATGGGCCGTCTCGGAACTCCACTTCTACGACGCGAGACACGACGAGCGCGCCGGTACCCTCCCGCTACCGCTGTCGTACTGA
- a CDS encoding DUF7556 family protein yields the protein MTPDTAAVSTAGSAEDVMASVDDDGSVERFVIADISRDDAWLSLPLAEAATLADWQ from the coding sequence ATGACGCCAGATACGGCCGCTGTGTCGACAGCCGGCTCCGCGGAGGACGTCATGGCCTCGGTCGACGACGACGGCAGCGTCGAGCGGTTCGTCATCGCCGATATCTCACGGGACGACGCGTGGCTCTCGCTTCCGCTCGCCGAGGCGGCCACACTCGCCGACTGGCAGTGA
- a CDS encoding ABC transporter substrate-binding protein: MKDDNRQTRRRFLKTTGGAAGALALAGCTGGGDGDGGSGGGNGSGGGNGSGGSGSGGGGNESGGQQTQRNIEGDPSKVLQRINSTITTLDPVEATDEASGYVNQQLYDMLMNYPDGKADPKKGLAKSFELSDDNTTYTFTLKDAKFHNGKDVTAQDVIYSWERLAASANSNRNYFILDSLGVKHETTTKDGEEVYKPGSLALKAKDEKTLEVTLSAPFHAAQEMMAYNSFAVLPEGIVGDIEGYDGEMPQQKFSTSNPVGAGPFKFKAWNSGTEAEVERFDGYHGGKASIAGVHWQIIEKASPSYNYAMNKNADVFGIPTSQYDPSKVNVQRGPDDLGREFGTYGDVRNGSTLQYLAVPEINTYYVGFNMAKVPKPVRQAFAYAANQQQLTDQVFKGRGDPAYHLTPKSIYPGGGAKAYEKHAKQNYPYGYNKSQLQKAQQVMKDAGYGPDNRFTLQWTQYQDDTWLSLGKLFRDQLSSAFIDMQIQQTPFSTLTERGRSGKLEVYTLGWIADWPAPDNFLQLLNPPQTDTSSDAPISYLNWKPDNGDAAQKATKAYETVTNNQAPTKQAQQARNEAYVKMEEANWEDVGFLNLYHSLGERFAYNWVDIPPYGGMGDSRQKYNDVKIAKQRQ; encoded by the coding sequence ATGAAAGACGATAACAGACAGACGCGGCGTCGGTTTCTCAAGACCACCGGCGGCGCGGCCGGAGCGCTCGCGCTCGCCGGCTGTACCGGTGGCGGTGACGGTGACGGCGGCAGCGGTGGCGGTAACGGCTCCGGCGGTGGAAACGGCAGCGGTGGCAGCGGTAGCGGCGGCGGTGGAAACGAGAGCGGTGGTCAGCAGACCCAGCGCAACATCGAGGGCGACCCCTCGAAGGTGCTCCAGCGGATCAACAGCACTATCACGACGCTCGACCCGGTCGAGGCGACCGACGAGGCCAGCGGGTACGTCAATCAGCAGCTCTACGACATGCTGATGAACTACCCGGACGGGAAGGCCGACCCGAAGAAGGGTCTCGCCAAGAGCTTCGAACTCTCCGACGACAACACCACCTACACGTTCACACTGAAGGACGCGAAGTTCCACAACGGAAAGGACGTCACCGCACAGGACGTCATCTACTCGTGGGAGCGCCTCGCGGCCTCCGCGAACTCGAACCGGAACTACTTCATCCTCGATTCGCTCGGCGTCAAACACGAGACAACGACCAAGGACGGCGAGGAGGTATACAAACCCGGTTCGCTCGCGCTCAAGGCCAAAGACGAAAAGACCCTCGAAGTCACCCTCTCGGCACCGTTCCACGCGGCCCAAGAGATGATGGCGTACAACTCCTTTGCGGTGCTCCCCGAGGGTATCGTCGGCGACATCGAGGGCTACGACGGCGAGATGCCCCAGCAGAAGTTCTCGACCAGCAACCCCGTCGGCGCGGGTCCGTTCAAGTTCAAAGCCTGGAACTCGGGCACCGAAGCCGAAGTCGAGCGCTTCGACGGCTACCACGGCGGGAAGGCCTCGATCGCCGGCGTCCACTGGCAGATCATCGAGAAGGCGTCGCCATCGTACAACTACGCGATGAACAAGAACGCCGACGTCTTCGGGATCCCGACCTCCCAGTACGACCCGAGCAAGGTCAACGTCCAGCGCGGTCCCGACGACCTCGGACGTGAGTTCGGTACCTACGGCGACGTCCGCAACGGCTCGACGCTGCAGTACCTCGCGGTCCCCGAGATCAACACCTACTACGTCGGGTTCAACATGGCGAAGGTACCGAAGCCGGTGCGACAAGCGTTCGCCTACGCCGCGAACCAACAGCAGTTGACCGACCAAGTGTTCAAGGGCCGCGGCGACCCGGCCTACCACCTCACGCCGAAGTCGATCTATCCGGGCGGCGGCGCGAAAGCCTACGAGAAACACGCCAAACAGAACTATCCCTACGGCTACAACAAGAGCCAGCTCCAGAAGGCCCAGCAGGTCATGAAGGACGCGGGCTACGGGCCGGACAACCGGTTCACCCTCCAGTGGACCCAGTACCAGGACGACACGTGGCTCTCGCTGGGCAAACTGTTCCGTGACCAGCTATCGAGCGCGTTCATCGACATGCAGATCCAGCAGACCCCGTTCTCGACGCTCACCGAACGCGGTCGCAGCGGGAAACTCGAAGTCTACACGCTCGGCTGGATCGCCGACTGGCCCGCCCCGGACAACTTCCTGCAGCTGCTCAACCCACCCCAGACCGATACGTCCTCGGACGCGCCGATCTCGTATCTCAACTGGAAACCGGACAACGGCGACGCGGCACAGAAGGCGACCAAGGCCTACGAGACGGTCACGAACAATCAGGCACCGACGAAGCAGGCCCAGCAGGCCCGCAACGAGGCCTACGTCAAGATGGAGGAGGCCAACTGGGAGGACGTCGGCTTCCTCAACCTCTATCACAGTCTCGGTGAGCGCTTCGCGTACAACTGGGTCGACATCCCGCCGTACGGCGGCATGGGCGACAGCCGCCAGAAGTACAACGACGTGAAGATCGCAAAACAGCGCCAGTAA
- a CDS encoding ABC transporter permease — translation MSRWNYFLRRLVLSIPVIVFGTTIVFMLVRLGPIDPAAAIVGMGNPQGIERIRQNLGLNEPLWQQYIDFMVNMFTFDLGQSWVIQPGRDAYSLVASYAPRTIWLGFWSVVIALFVGIPLGFYAGLNPNTFGDYFASFGGIVWRAMPNFWLAIILVSVLVQSQDILFGFNWSNWLVTTDILTPPNLSFLSTPIEAITNPIDWWLSTGANGSFLAALKQIAPAAVVLGSASMGNEMRIGRTAVLETINSDYVETARAKGVSGRSLVWKHVFRNALIPLVPIITGEAFLLLGGSVLVETVFAINGIGYLFYQAALNADLPLLGALMFIFILITVFTNILQDLLYTLIDPRVGYESE, via the coding sequence ATGAGTCGCTGGAACTACTTCCTCAGGCGACTCGTGCTTTCGATTCCGGTCATCGTCTTCGGGACGACCATCGTGTTCATGCTCGTCCGGCTGGGTCCCATCGACCCGGCGGCGGCCATCGTCGGGATGGGCAACCCACAGGGTATCGAACGCATTCGGCAGAACCTCGGGCTGAACGAACCGCTCTGGCAGCAGTACATCGATTTCATGGTCAACATGTTCACCTTCGACCTCGGCCAGTCGTGGGTCATCCAGCCCGGGCGAGACGCCTATAGTCTCGTCGCGAGCTACGCACCCCGAACGATCTGGCTCGGCTTCTGGTCGGTCGTCATCGCGCTGTTCGTCGGCATCCCGCTCGGCTTCTACGCGGGACTCAACCCGAACACCTTCGGGGATTACTTCGCCTCGTTCGGCGGGATCGTCTGGCGGGCGATGCCGAACTTCTGGCTGGCCATCATCCTCGTGAGCGTACTCGTCCAGTCCCAGGACATCCTCTTCGGGTTCAACTGGTCGAACTGGCTCGTCACGACGGACATCCTGACGCCGCCGAACCTGAGTTTCCTCTCGACCCCGATCGAAGCCATCACGAACCCGATCGACTGGTGGCTCTCGACGGGGGCGAACGGCTCGTTCCTCGCGGCGCTGAAACAGATCGCCCCGGCGGCGGTCGTGCTCGGATCGGCCTCGATGGGCAACGAGATGCGCATCGGCCGGACTGCCGTCTTAGAGACGATCAACTCCGACTACGTCGAGACGGCGCGAGCCAAGGGCGTCTCCGGGCGGAGCCTCGTCTGGAAACACGTCTTCCGGAACGCGCTCATTCCCTTGGTTCCGATCATCACCGGCGAGGCGTTCCTCCTGCTCGGTGGGTCGGTGCTCGTCGAGACGGTCTTCGCGATCAACGGCATCGGCTACCTGTTCTATCAGGCGGCGCTCAACGCCGATCTGCCGCTGCTGGGCGCGCTGATGTTCATCTTCATCCTGATCACCGTCTTCACGAACATCCTGCAGGACCTGCTGTACACGCTGATCGACCCGCGCGTCGGCTACGAAAGCGAGTAA
- a CDS encoding ABC transporter permease, whose product MSDTPTDEEVPLRQRIAANPRPALRWLAGAAVLLAVEFGAFVGVIIQLVLTVVRLLPSNPGAAALASAGEAAEAIPTLLTRNLIPNQGYQDAGGEWIGTFLGLEPAYAWLLRVVLIYAYAFAWLGWFWVGYRWFRDSYRYADWTPRDDVVDRLRSHRWGQFGFLLVLTFFIMALFAPALGPTTVDSNIQNPYTHYTKYYDDELESVQNVTVGTANLGSTSQGAGGENVGPWSYDDYDRFHPFGTLTDGKDLFTFMAAGARISLMIGLVSLTAAGFVATALAMLTAYYKGLADLAAVITSDSIQALPVLLVLILASAVFGDTWLANLYNGAVMLILIFSLTYWPFFWRALRGPALQISEQEWIDAAKSFGQRPRTIMQKHMLPYVVGYLLIYASLTLGGIIIAVAGLSYLGLGITPPTPEWGRAISSGQPYVATASWHISLIPGIMITLIVVGFNAFGDGIRDALDPQSEGGEETGGEAAVAGGGGA is encoded by the coding sequence ATGAGTGACACACCTACCGACGAAGAAGTACCGCTCCGACAACGCATCGCGGCGAACCCGCGCCCGGCGCTGCGGTGGCTGGCGGGTGCGGCCGTGCTGCTCGCCGTCGAGTTCGGTGCGTTCGTCGGTGTCATCATCCAGCTCGTGCTGACGGTGGTGCGCCTCCTCCCCTCGAATCCCGGTGCGGCCGCGCTCGCCAGCGCCGGCGAGGCCGCCGAGGCGATCCCGACGCTGCTCACGCGGAACCTCATCCCGAACCAGGGCTATCAGGACGCCGGCGGCGAGTGGATCGGCACGTTCCTCGGGCTTGAGCCGGCGTACGCGTGGCTCCTGCGGGTCGTGCTCATCTACGCCTACGCGTTCGCGTGGCTCGGCTGGTTCTGGGTGGGCTATCGCTGGTTCCGCGACAGCTACCGGTACGCCGACTGGACGCCCCGCGACGACGTGGTCGACCGACTGCGCTCCCATCGCTGGGGTCAGTTCGGATTCCTGCTCGTCCTCACGTTCTTCATCATGGCGCTGTTCGCGCCGGCGCTCGGCCCGACGACTGTCGATTCGAACATTCAGAACCCCTACACCCACTACACGAAGTACTACGACGACGAACTCGAGTCGGTCCAGAACGTGACTGTGGGAACGGCGAACCTCGGTTCGACCTCGCAGGGGGCCGGCGGCGAGAACGTCGGGCCGTGGAGCTACGACGACTACGACCGGTTCCATCCGTTCGGCACGCTGACGGATGGCAAGGACCTCTTTACGTTCATGGCCGCGGGTGCGCGCATCTCGCTGATGATCGGCCTCGTCTCGCTGACGGCTGCTGGCTTCGTCGCCACCGCGCTCGCCATGCTGACGGCCTACTACAAGGGTCTCGCCGACCTCGCGGCGGTCATCACGAGCGACTCGATCCAGGCACTTCCCGTTCTCTTGGTGTTGATCCTCGCCTCGGCGGTCTTCGGAGACACGTGGCTCGCGAACCTCTACAACGGGGCGGTAATGCTGATCCTGATCTTCTCGCTGACGTACTGGCCCTTCTTCTGGCGGGCGCTGCGCGGGCCGGCGCTCCAGATCTCCGAACAGGAGTGGATCGACGCCGCAAAGAGTTTCGGGCAGCGGCCACGAACCATCATGCAGAAACACATGCTTCCCTACGTCGTCGGCTACCTGCTCATCTACGCGTCGCTGACGCTCGGCGGCATCATCATCGCCGTCGCCGGACTGTCGTATCTCGGTCTCGGTATCACGCCCCCGACGCCCGAATGGGGACGGGCGATCTCCTCGGGTCAGCCCTACGTGGCGACCGCCTCGTGGCACATCTCGCTGATCCCCGGCATCATGATCACGCTCATCGTGGTCGGGTTCAACGCCTTCGGTGACGGCATCCGCGACGCGCTCGACCCACAGAGCGAGGGTGGCGAGGAGACCGGTGGCGAGGCCGCCGTCGCCGGAGGTGGTGGCGCGTGA